A single window of Achromobacter xylosoxidans DNA harbors:
- the otnI gene encoding 2-oxo-tetronate isomerase, with translation MLKFAANLSMMYPEHAFLDRYAAAAADGFAGVECMFPYEAPAAFVRERMDDAGVSQVLFNAPPGVSARGERGLAALPDRQDEFRAGIEQALGYATVLACSQVHVMAGVAPDGVARDAMLDCYRENLDWAARQARSAGVTLLIEPINTRDIPGYFLNRQDEAHQVVQAVNAPNLKVQMDLYHCQIVEGDVTAKLRQYLPTGRVGHLQIAGVPLRQEPDRGELDYGWIFSVLRELDYAGWIGCEYRPAAATSAGLRWLAAARA, from the coding sequence ATGCTGAAGTTCGCCGCCAATCTGTCGATGATGTACCCGGAACATGCGTTCCTGGACCGCTATGCGGCCGCCGCGGCCGACGGTTTCGCGGGCGTGGAATGCATGTTTCCCTACGAGGCGCCTGCCGCCTTCGTGCGCGAGCGCATGGATGACGCGGGCGTGTCGCAGGTCCTGTTCAATGCCCCGCCGGGCGTGAGCGCGCGCGGCGAACGCGGGCTGGCCGCGCTGCCGGACCGCCAGGACGAATTCCGCGCCGGTATCGAGCAGGCGCTGGGCTATGCGACTGTGCTGGCCTGCTCGCAGGTGCACGTGATGGCCGGCGTGGCGCCGGATGGCGTCGCGCGCGACGCCATGCTGGACTGCTACCGCGAGAACCTCGACTGGGCCGCGCGCCAGGCGCGTTCGGCCGGCGTGACGCTGCTGATCGAACCCATCAACACGCGCGACATTCCCGGTTATTTCCTCAATCGGCAGGACGAGGCCCACCAGGTGGTGCAGGCCGTCAACGCGCCCAACCTGAAGGTGCAGATGGACCTGTACCACTGCCAGATCGTCGAGGGCGACGTCACCGCCAAATTGCGCCAGTACCTGCCCACCGGACGCGTCGGGCACCTGCAGATCGCTGGCGTGCCGCTGCGCCAGGAGCCCGACCGTGGCGAGCTGGACTACGGCTGGATCTTCTCGGTGCTGCGCGAACTGGACTATGCCGGCTGGATCGGCTGCGAGTATCGCCCGGCGGCCGCCACATCCGCCGGCCTGCGCTGGCTGGCCGCGGCCCGCGCTTGA
- a CDS encoding TonB-dependent receptor domain-containing protein produces the protein MLAAPVAQAETEADPSRNRTLAPIIVSANPLGLDLNSTMLPASVLEGDELVERRAGTLGETLKSQPGVNSDTFGGGASRPVIRGQTAPRVKVLSDGSEVMDASGISPDHAVTVEPLLAERIEVLRGPATLLYGGGAIGGVVNVVDKKIPTAVPEKGVEMEAELRGATGTKERAGAVGITAGEGQFAVRVEGMKRRTSDYDVPDWPGGKLEGSYSESSQGTVGMSWITPRGYVGLAFTHLESTYGLPGHNHEYEGCHPHGTHLHCGGHDHDHGDEGEEGHDHDHDHEHGGVPYVKLRSNRLDLRAEYQDPFAGFEKIRVRGGLTDYQHDEIEGGQVGTRFKNKGYDLRVELQHKPVAGWRGVIGLQNAYSDFRADGEEAFLPRSRTRSNGLFVLEEYQLNDWRFEVGARQDWQRIAPSGGASRSSLSGTSLSAAAIWDFAPQYSVALSLSRSQRLPSAQELYADGVHLATNTYELGNSGLGRETSHNIDLTLRKHAGDTTFSASVFHNRVKNYIYADTLDRYEDFRLIEYTQRDAEFTGVEGELRHQFTPVFSAAVFGDYVRGKLTGGDGNLPRIPAARAGLRGNVKWQQWSGGIEYARVFSQKDIAAYESSTPGYNLVNAVVAYRGRYGATGYEVYLRGTNLLNKLAYNHASFISSVAPLPGRSVMLGVRMTY, from the coding sequence ATGCTGGCCGCGCCGGTGGCGCAGGCCGAAACCGAGGCCGACCCGTCGCGCAACCGCACGCTGGCGCCGATCATCGTGTCGGCCAATCCGCTGGGGCTGGACCTGAACAGCACCATGCTGCCGGCTTCCGTGCTGGAAGGCGATGAGCTGGTCGAGCGGCGCGCCGGCACGCTGGGCGAAACCCTGAAAAGCCAGCCGGGCGTGAACAGCGACACCTTCGGCGGCGGCGCCAGCCGCCCCGTGATCCGCGGCCAGACCGCGCCTCGTGTGAAAGTGCTGTCCGACGGTTCCGAGGTGATGGACGCGTCCGGCATCTCGCCGGACCACGCGGTGACGGTGGAACCGCTGCTGGCCGAGCGCATCGAGGTGCTGCGCGGCCCGGCCACGCTGCTGTACGGCGGCGGCGCGATCGGCGGCGTGGTGAACGTGGTGGACAAGAAGATCCCCACCGCCGTGCCGGAGAAGGGCGTGGAAATGGAAGCCGAGTTGCGCGGGGCCACCGGCACCAAGGAGCGCGCCGGCGCCGTGGGCATCACCGCCGGCGAGGGCCAGTTCGCCGTGCGGGTGGAAGGCATGAAGCGGCGCACCAGCGATTACGACGTGCCGGACTGGCCCGGCGGCAAGCTGGAGGGTTCGTACAGCGAATCCTCCCAGGGCACGGTCGGCATGTCGTGGATCACGCCGCGCGGTTATGTGGGCCTGGCGTTCACGCACCTGGAAAGCACGTACGGCCTGCCCGGCCACAACCACGAGTATGAAGGCTGCCATCCGCACGGCACCCATCTGCATTGCGGTGGCCACGACCACGACCATGGCGACGAAGGCGAGGAAGGCCACGACCATGACCACGATCACGAACACGGCGGCGTGCCTTACGTCAAGCTGCGCAGCAACCGCCTGGACCTGCGCGCCGAATACCAGGATCCCTTCGCCGGCTTCGAGAAGATCCGCGTGCGTGGCGGACTGACCGACTACCAGCATGACGAGATCGAGGGCGGCCAGGTCGGCACCCGCTTCAAGAACAAGGGCTACGACCTGCGCGTGGAACTGCAGCACAAGCCCGTGGCCGGCTGGCGCGGGGTGATCGGCCTGCAGAATGCCTACAGCGACTTCCGCGCCGATGGCGAGGAAGCCTTCCTGCCGCGCAGCCGGACCCGTTCGAACGGCCTGTTCGTGCTGGAGGAATACCAGTTGAACGACTGGCGCTTCGAAGTCGGCGCGCGCCAGGACTGGCAGCGCATCGCGCCGTCCGGCGGCGCCTCGCGCAGCAGCCTGTCGGGCACCTCGCTGTCGGCCGCCGCCATCTGGGACTTCGCGCCGCAGTATTCCGTGGCGCTGTCGCTGTCGCGTTCGCAGCGCCTGCCGAGCGCGCAGGAGCTGTACGCCGATGGCGTGCACCTGGCCACCAACACCTACGAACTGGGCAACTCGGGCCTGGGCCGCGAGACCTCGCACAACATCGACCTGACCCTGCGCAAGCACGCCGGCGACACCACTTTCTCGGCCAGCGTGTTCCACAACCGCGTCAAGAACTACATCTACGCCGACACGCTCGACCGCTACGAGGACTTCCGCCTGATCGAGTACACCCAGCGCGACGCCGAATTCACCGGCGTGGAAGGCGAGCTGCGGCACCAGTTCACGCCGGTGTTCTCGGCGGCGGTGTTCGGCGACTATGTGCGCGGCAAGCTGACCGGCGGCGACGGCAACCTGCCGCGCATCCCGGCGGCGCGCGCCGGCCTGCGCGGCAACGTCAAGTGGCAGCAATGGTCGGGCGGCATCGAATACGCCCGCGTGTTTTCGCAGAAGGACATTGCCGCCTACGAAAGCAGCACGCCGGGCTACAACCTGGTCAACGCGGTGGTGGCGTATCGCGGCCGCTACGGCGCGACCGGCTATGAAGTCTATCTGCGCGGCACCAACCTGCTGAACAAGCTGGCGTACAACCACGCTTCGTTCATCTCCTCGGTGGCGCCGCTGCCGGGCCGCAGCGTGATGCTGGGCGTGCGCATGACCTATTGA
- a CDS encoding M14 family metallopeptidase, which translates to MQSASPYFSRSYALARERFTAAARPLATRFASYAIEPKGREGEDLATDVALIGDADAKRLLIMTSATHGVEGFCGSGCQLALLDDAEMLERARQAGVALLLVHAVNPHGFSWIARTDEGNVDLNRNAQPFDGQPLPANPGYGQIHELLLPAQWPPSDANRAQIAAHIDEHGLPAFKQAVTRGQYTHPDGLFYGGDRPAASLLNLRRILQEHAAGFARIGWIDVHTGLGPRGHGEKIYAGRRDDAEVERARRWWGTDIAVPYQGTSASVDITGHLAGLIYQACPNSVPTLMALEYGTQPSEQVIDALRGRNWLRAHADAAPTLRDQILRTTLEAFYCDAPDWHGAVLGQSRVAVLQAVLGLASG; encoded by the coding sequence ATGCAATCCGCTAGCCCTTACTTTTCCCGCAGCTATGCTTTGGCGCGCGAGCGCTTCACCGCCGCAGCCCGGCCGCTGGCCACGCGCTTCGCGTCCTATGCCATCGAGCCCAAGGGGCGCGAAGGCGAGGACCTGGCCACCGACGTCGCCCTGATCGGCGATGCCGACGCCAAGCGGTTGCTGATCATGACCTCCGCCACCCATGGCGTGGAAGGCTTCTGTGGCTCGGGTTGCCAGCTGGCCCTGCTGGACGACGCCGAGATGCTCGAACGCGCGCGCCAGGCCGGCGTGGCGCTGTTGCTGGTGCATGCGGTGAATCCGCATGGTTTCTCGTGGATCGCGCGCACCGACGAAGGCAATGTCGACCTGAACCGCAACGCCCAGCCCTTCGACGGCCAGCCGCTGCCCGCCAACCCCGGCTACGGACAGATCCATGAACTGCTGCTGCCGGCGCAATGGCCGCCGTCGGACGCCAATCGCGCGCAGATCGCCGCCCATATCGACGAGCACGGCCTGCCGGCCTTCAAGCAGGCCGTGACACGCGGCCAGTACACGCACCCCGACGGCCTGTTCTATGGCGGCGACCGCCCGGCCGCGTCGCTGCTGAACTTGCGCCGCATCCTCCAGGAACATGCCGCCGGCTTTGCGCGGATCGGCTGGATCGATGTGCATACGGGGCTGGGACCGCGCGGACATGGCGAAAAGATCTACGCTGGCCGCCGCGACGATGCCGAGGTGGAGCGCGCCCGCCGCTGGTGGGGCACCGACATCGCCGTGCCCTACCAGGGCACGTCGGCCTCGGTGGACATCACCGGGCACCTGGCGGGCCTGATCTATCAGGCTTGTCCGAATTCAGTGCCCACCCTGATGGCGCTGGAGTACGGCACGCAGCCCTCCGAACAGGTGATCGATGCCCTGCGGGGCCGCAACTGGCTGCGCGCGCATGCCGACGCGGCGCCGACGTTGCGCGACCAGATCCTGCGCACGACGCTGGAGGCCTTCTATTGCGACGCGCCCGACTGGCATGGCGCGGTGCTGGGCCAGAGCCGCGTGGCGGTGCTGCAGGCGGTGCTTGGCTTGGCGTCCGGCTGA
- a CDS encoding MFS transporter: protein MSIAIAAGAGARSLHTPSMRRRVIAGTTIGNALEFFDFTVFTFLMLVIGPLFFPAASSYGQLLLTTATFGVGFLMRPVGGMLIGSYADRHGRRAAMTLTLWLMGLGCALIAAAPTHAQMGLLGPVMMVLARLIQGFAAGGEVGASTTLLVEHAPPSRRGFYSSWQFGSQSLGVALGAVVVGTLTAALSAEQMQAWGWRVPFVIGILTVPVGAYIRRNLEETLHVEEAGARRPSAAGHQPLRRVFAEHKTEVAKGILLMIGGMVCAQIIGFYMPSYAHRELGLPATSTLSASVVVGVVGFACAPLVGMLADRVGRKRVIFWSRVTTVAVLLPCFQWLVAAPSSARLMLVVALLSVLLAMQSAPGITMLPELFPKSVRTTGMSVVYGLGISVFGGFAQFFVTWLLHVTGNPMAPAWYLMVAVALSTVVLFWIRDRTGDDIDNQEA, encoded by the coding sequence ATGTCTATCGCCATCGCGGCCGGCGCCGGCGCGCGCAGCCTGCATACGCCTTCCATGCGCCGGCGGGTCATCGCCGGCACCACCATCGGCAACGCGCTCGAGTTCTTCGACTTCACCGTATTCACTTTTCTGATGCTGGTCATCGGGCCGCTGTTCTTTCCGGCGGCCTCCAGTTACGGCCAGCTGCTGCTGACCACCGCCACGTTCGGCGTCGGCTTCCTGATGCGGCCCGTGGGCGGCATGCTGATCGGCTCCTACGCCGACCGCCATGGCCGCCGCGCCGCCATGACGCTGACACTGTGGCTGATGGGCCTGGGCTGTGCGCTGATCGCCGCCGCGCCCACGCACGCGCAGATGGGCCTGCTGGGGCCGGTCATGATGGTGCTGGCGCGGCTGATCCAGGGCTTTGCCGCCGGCGGCGAGGTCGGCGCCTCGACCACGCTGCTGGTCGAGCACGCGCCGCCGTCGCGACGCGGCTTCTATTCCAGTTGGCAGTTCGGCAGCCAGTCGCTCGGCGTGGCGCTGGGCGCGGTGGTGGTGGGCACGTTGACCGCCGCGCTCAGCGCCGAGCAGATGCAGGCCTGGGGCTGGCGGGTGCCGTTCGTGATCGGCATCCTGACGGTGCCGGTGGGCGCCTACATCCGCCGCAACCTGGAAGAGACGCTGCATGTCGAGGAGGCCGGGGCGCGCCGGCCGAGCGCCGCTGGCCACCAGCCGCTGCGCCGCGTCTTCGCCGAGCACAAGACCGAAGTGGCCAAGGGCATCTTGCTGATGATCGGCGGCATGGTGTGCGCGCAGATCATCGGCTTCTACATGCCGTCGTACGCCCACCGCGAGCTGGGCCTGCCGGCGACCTCGACCCTGTCGGCCAGCGTGGTGGTGGGCGTGGTCGGTTTTGCGTGCGCGCCGCTGGTCGGCATGCTGGCCGACCGGGTGGGGCGCAAGCGCGTGATCTTCTGGTCGCGGGTGACGACCGTGGCGGTGCTGCTGCCGTGCTTCCAGTGGCTGGTGGCGGCGCCCAGCAGCGCGCGGCTGATGCTGGTGGTGGCGCTGCTCTCGGTGCTGCTGGCGATGCAGTCGGCGCCCGGCATCACCATGCTGCCCGAATTGTTCCCCAAATCCGTGCGCACCACCGGCATGTCGGTGGTGTACGGCCTGGGGATTTCCGTGTTCGGCGGTTTCGCGCAGTTCTTCGTGACCTGGCTGCTGCACGTGACCGGCAATCCCATGGCGCCTGCCTGGTACCTGATGGTGGCGGTGGCGCTTTCCACGGTGGTGCTGTTCTGGATCCGCGACCGCACCGGCGACGATATCGACAACCAGGAGGCCTGA